One Panicum virgatum strain AP13 chromosome 3N, P.virgatum_v5, whole genome shotgun sequence DNA segment encodes these proteins:
- the LOC120666692 gene encoding protein FAR1-RELATED SEQUENCE 5-like isoform X2, giving the protein MEGERAEGDELIDDYVDCLMSLDTNARAGPSDALILGAPVVEGAVGGGTEPDAMRDFASAEDPKEPVLGMTFESDEAAKAFYNEYARRLGFPFRVGRSRRSKGTEEVVVMKRFVCSREGVYKKKQTSPDEATRKRERMSMREGCNAMMEVVRESDHWVVSKLEKAHNHDLGTCSTKVGYLRARGLLGGSDKVTMLGPDEMAFLRQNVLGEGGDAQGLIDYLKKAQANDPAFSHAIQVDKNGCVVNVFWADARAKAAYRHFGDAVTFDTSYKKNKYMMPFVTFSGVNHHLQPVIFGCAFLMEETEFSFVWLFETWLSAMGGKAPCSLVTDQNRAMKAAIVKVFPNSCHRFCKWNILSRTKQKLTHAYTEHPTLRDELESCVLESETIPTFETKWTSIIDKYDLRKNSWLQAIYSIRQKWIPLYLMDTFFAEIAPTWKLETMNDFYKKYFNTKTTLEVFLNQFNLSMASQYEDEAKADMDTYLNKATTKTASLIEKQAASTYTKAIFSKFQEEFTESLGFIIQKTSDGCISKYSIRKDEDPTETFYVTYNASNKMAKCSCKYFEFSGILCRHILGVYIIVDPRTLPPDYFLRRWTRKARDDDALLEENNNYDDEDPSQSITSRYNVLCVDAIRCAEKGSGSEAVYKAAKDILQKAYQEIIAYERNPGRGSQRDAININEDVTIDDAMNDQSMPDSGPKVTNLLGQFLVSSWSPV; this is encoded by the exons TGCCTCATGTCTCTGGACACCAACGCTCGGGCTGGCCCGAGCGATGCTCTCATTCTCGGTGCTCCTGTTGTGGAAGGGGCGGTTGGAGGCGGAACGGAGCCGGATGCCATGAGAGATTTTGCTTCTGCTGAGGACCCCAAGGAGCCTGTGCTCGGTATGACATTCGAGTCTGACGAGGCAGCAAAGGCGTTCTACAATGAGTATGCCAGGCGGCTTGGTTTCCCCTTCCGTGTTGGCAGGTCTCGGCGCTCCAAGGGCACAGAGGAGGTAGTCGTCATGAAGAGGTTTGTTTGCTCCAGGGAAGGGGTGTACAAGAAGAAACAGACCTCACCAGATGAGGCTACAAGGAAGCGTGAGAGGATGTCAATGCGGGAAGGTTGCAATGCTATGATGGAGGTGGTCAGGGAGTCAGACCATTGGGTTGTCTCCAAGCTTGAGAAGGCACACAATCATGACCTGGGCACTTGCAGTACCAAGGTTGGGTATCTTCGTGCTAGAGGTTTGCTAGGTGGATCTGATAAGGTCACCATGTTGGGACCTGATGAGATGGCATTTCTTAGGCAGAATGTTCTTGGGGAAGGAGGAGATGCTCAAGGCCTTATTGATTATCTCAAGAAGGCACAAGCCAATGACCCTGCTTTCTCCCATGCCATACAGGTTGACAAGAATGGCTGTGTGGTGAATGTTTTCTGGGCTGATGCTAGGGCCAAAGCAGCTTATCGGCATTTTGGTGATGCTGTTACATTCGACACGTCGTACAAAAAGAACAAGTACATGATGCCCTTTGTTACTTTCTCAGGAGTCAACCATCATCTGCAGCCTGTTATTTTTGGATGTGCATTTCTTATGGAAGAGACTGAGTTCTCGTTTGTTTGGCTATTTGAAACATGGCTATCAGCAATGGGAGGGAAGGCGCCATGCTCACTAGTCACTGACCAAAACAGGGCCATGAAGGCTGCAATTGTGAAGGTTTTTCCGAATTCCTGTCACCGTTTCTGTAAGTGGAATATTTTGAGTAGGACCAAACAAAAGCTGACCCATGCATACACAGAGCATCCAACCCTAAGAGATGAGCTTGAAAGCTGTGTTCTTGAGTCTGAAACTATTCCCACATTTGAAACAAAATGGACGTCAATCATTGATAAATATGACTTGAGAAAGAATTCATGGCTTCAAGCAATATACAGCATCCGCCAAAAGTGGATTCCTTTGTACTTGATGGATACATTCTTTGCAGAAATTGCACCCACATGGAAATTGGAAACCATGAATGATTTCTATAAGAAATATTTTAATACAAAAACAACACTGGAAGTTTTTCTTAATCAGTTCAATTTGAGCATGGCAAGCCAATACGAGGATGAAGCAAAAGCTGATATGGACACCTACTTAAACAAGGCAACTACAAAAACTGCATCCTTAATAGAAAAACAGGCAGCAAGCACCTATACCAAAGCAATCTTCAGTAAATTTCAGGAGGAGTTCACAGAGTCTCTGGGTTTTATTATTCAGAAAACTAGTGATGGTTGTATAAGCAAATACAGCATCAGGAAAGATGAAGATCCAACTGAAACATTCTATGTGACTTATAATGCTTCAAATAAGATGGCAAAATGTAGTTGCAAATATTTTGAATTCTCAGGTATTTTGTGCCGTCATATTCTTGGAGTATACATAATAGTTGATCCGCGTACACTTCCTCCTGATTACTTTTTGAGAAGATGGACAAGGAAAGCCAGAGATGATGATGCTTTGTTAGAAGAAAACAATAATTATGATGATGAGGATCCTTCGCAGTCCATTACTAGCCGTTACAATGTCCTATGTGTTGATGCCATCAGATGTGCTGAGAAAGGATCTGGATCCGAGGCAGTCTACAAAGCAGCAAAAGATATCTTACAGAAGGCATATCAAGAGATTATTGCTTATGAAAGAAATCCTGGTCGGGGTTCCCAAAGGGATGCCATTAACATCAATGAGGATGTCACAATAGATGATGCAATGAATGATCAATCTATGCCAGATTCTGGACCAAAG GTGACTAATCTACTAGGCCAGTTTCTTGTTTCCTCTTGGTCTCCAGTCTGA
- the LOC120666692 gene encoding protein FAR1-RELATED SEQUENCE 5-like isoform X1 has translation MEGERAEGDELIDDYVDCLMSLDTNARAGPSDALILGAPVVEGAVGGGTEPDAMRDFASAEDPKEPVLGMTFESDEAAKAFYNEYARRLGFPFRVGRSRRSKGTEEVVVMKRFVCSREGVYKKKQTSPDEATRKRERMSMREGCNAMMEVVRESDHWVVSKLEKAHNHDLGTCSTKVGYLRARGLLGGSDKVTMLGPDEMAFLRQNVLGEGGDAQGLIDYLKKAQANDPAFSHAIQVDKNGCVVNVFWADARAKAAYRHFGDAVTFDTSYKKNKYMMPFVTFSGVNHHLQPVIFGCAFLMEETEFSFVWLFETWLSAMGGKAPCSLVTDQNRAMKAAIVKVFPNSCHRFCKWNILSRTKQKLTHAYTEHPTLRDELESCVLESETIPTFETKWTSIIDKYDLRKNSWLQAIYSIRQKWIPLYLMDTFFAEIAPTWKLETMNDFYKKYFNTKTTLEVFLNQFNLSMASQYEDEAKADMDTYLNKATTKTASLIEKQAASTYTKAIFSKFQEEFTESLGFIIQKTSDGCISKYSIRKDEDPTETFYVTYNASNKMAKCSCKYFEFSGILCRHILGVYIIVDPRTLPPDYFLRRWTRKARDDDALLEENNNYDDEDPSQSITSRYNVLCVDAIRCAEKGSGSEAVYKAAKDILQKAYQEIIAYERNPGRGSQRDAININEDVTIDDAMNDQSMPDSGPKFSGCPPDCRKQGQFCLKMSDHF, from the exons TGCCTCATGTCTCTGGACACCAACGCTCGGGCTGGCCCGAGCGATGCTCTCATTCTCGGTGCTCCTGTTGTGGAAGGGGCGGTTGGAGGCGGAACGGAGCCGGATGCCATGAGAGATTTTGCTTCTGCTGAGGACCCCAAGGAGCCTGTGCTCGGTATGACATTCGAGTCTGACGAGGCAGCAAAGGCGTTCTACAATGAGTATGCCAGGCGGCTTGGTTTCCCCTTCCGTGTTGGCAGGTCTCGGCGCTCCAAGGGCACAGAGGAGGTAGTCGTCATGAAGAGGTTTGTTTGCTCCAGGGAAGGGGTGTACAAGAAGAAACAGACCTCACCAGATGAGGCTACAAGGAAGCGTGAGAGGATGTCAATGCGGGAAGGTTGCAATGCTATGATGGAGGTGGTCAGGGAGTCAGACCATTGGGTTGTCTCCAAGCTTGAGAAGGCACACAATCATGACCTGGGCACTTGCAGTACCAAGGTTGGGTATCTTCGTGCTAGAGGTTTGCTAGGTGGATCTGATAAGGTCACCATGTTGGGACCTGATGAGATGGCATTTCTTAGGCAGAATGTTCTTGGGGAAGGAGGAGATGCTCAAGGCCTTATTGATTATCTCAAGAAGGCACAAGCCAATGACCCTGCTTTCTCCCATGCCATACAGGTTGACAAGAATGGCTGTGTGGTGAATGTTTTCTGGGCTGATGCTAGGGCCAAAGCAGCTTATCGGCATTTTGGTGATGCTGTTACATTCGACACGTCGTACAAAAAGAACAAGTACATGATGCCCTTTGTTACTTTCTCAGGAGTCAACCATCATCTGCAGCCTGTTATTTTTGGATGTGCATTTCTTATGGAAGAGACTGAGTTCTCGTTTGTTTGGCTATTTGAAACATGGCTATCAGCAATGGGAGGGAAGGCGCCATGCTCACTAGTCACTGACCAAAACAGGGCCATGAAGGCTGCAATTGTGAAGGTTTTTCCGAATTCCTGTCACCGTTTCTGTAAGTGGAATATTTTGAGTAGGACCAAACAAAAGCTGACCCATGCATACACAGAGCATCCAACCCTAAGAGATGAGCTTGAAAGCTGTGTTCTTGAGTCTGAAACTATTCCCACATTTGAAACAAAATGGACGTCAATCATTGATAAATATGACTTGAGAAAGAATTCATGGCTTCAAGCAATATACAGCATCCGCCAAAAGTGGATTCCTTTGTACTTGATGGATACATTCTTTGCAGAAATTGCACCCACATGGAAATTGGAAACCATGAATGATTTCTATAAGAAATATTTTAATACAAAAACAACACTGGAAGTTTTTCTTAATCAGTTCAATTTGAGCATGGCAAGCCAATACGAGGATGAAGCAAAAGCTGATATGGACACCTACTTAAACAAGGCAACTACAAAAACTGCATCCTTAATAGAAAAACAGGCAGCAAGCACCTATACCAAAGCAATCTTCAGTAAATTTCAGGAGGAGTTCACAGAGTCTCTGGGTTTTATTATTCAGAAAACTAGTGATGGTTGTATAAGCAAATACAGCATCAGGAAAGATGAAGATCCAACTGAAACATTCTATGTGACTTATAATGCTTCAAATAAGATGGCAAAATGTAGTTGCAAATATTTTGAATTCTCAGGTATTTTGTGCCGTCATATTCTTGGAGTATACATAATAGTTGATCCGCGTACACTTCCTCCTGATTACTTTTTGAGAAGATGGACAAGGAAAGCCAGAGATGATGATGCTTTGTTAGAAGAAAACAATAATTATGATGATGAGGATCCTTCGCAGTCCATTACTAGCCGTTACAATGTCCTATGTGTTGATGCCATCAGATGTGCTGAGAAAGGATCTGGATCCGAGGCAGTCTACAAAGCAGCAAAAGATATCTTACAGAAGGCATATCAAGAGATTATTGCTTATGAAAGAAATCCTGGTCGGGGTTCCCAAAGGGATGCCATTAACATCAATGAGGATGTCACAATAGATGATGCAATGAATGATCAATCTATGCCAGATTCTGGACCAAAG TTTTCAGGATGTCCACCTGACTGTAGGAAACAAGGACAATTTTGTTTGAAGATGTCAGATCATTTCTGA